The Geobacter sp. AOG2 genome includes a window with the following:
- a CDS encoding alpha/beta fold hydrolase, whose product MRYLIYLHVAFLLLAAAGTACAEGTAVGYGAELEGFPYPHAVEHFRFASQGQDLQMGYMDVPPKGRPNGHTVVLMHGKNFCGATWEATIAVLTGAGYRVIAPDQIGFCTSTKPAHYQYSFQQLAFNTKALLQRLGVSRSILIGHSTGGMLATRFTLMYPETVEKLVMVNPIGLEDWKALGVPGRTVDQWYERELKLSAEGVRRYEKSVYYGGRWKVEYNRWVDMLAGLNQGPGHKLVAWNSALIYDMIFTQPVVYEFSLLKVPTTLMLGDADTTAIGSDIAPPEVKAKIGHYKLLGKEVIKTIPHGRLIEFPGFGHAPQIENPAMFHKALLDELAGVKN is encoded by the coding sequence ATGCGTTATTTAATTTACCTACACGTGGCGTTTTTGTTGCTCGCTGCTGCCGGCACTGCCTGTGCAGAGGGTACCGCCGTTGGTTATGGGGCAGAGCTTGAGGGGTTTCCATATCCCCACGCGGTGGAACACTTCCGGTTTGCGTCACAAGGTCAAGACCTCCAGATGGGGTATATGGATGTGCCACCAAAAGGGCGACCCAACGGGCACACGGTCGTGTTGATGCATGGGAAGAATTTTTGTGGTGCGACATGGGAGGCCACAATTGCGGTTCTGACCGGCGCGGGATACCGGGTCATCGCCCCCGACCAGATCGGTTTCTGCACTTCAACCAAGCCCGCCCATTACCAATACAGCTTCCAGCAACTTGCTTTCAACACCAAGGCATTGTTACAGCGTTTGGGAGTGTCCCGTTCCATACTGATTGGGCACTCAACCGGAGGTATGCTGGCGACCCGTTTTACCTTAATGTATCCGGAAACTGTTGAAAAACTGGTTATGGTCAACCCTATTGGGCTGGAAGACTGGAAAGCATTAGGCGTGCCGGGCCGGACAGTTGACCAATGGTATGAGCGGGAGCTAAAGCTTTCGGCTGAGGGCGTGCGCCGGTACGAGAAGTCGGTCTATTACGGTGGCCGCTGGAAAGTAGAATACAACCGCTGGGTGGATATGCTGGCCGGACTCAATCAAGGACCGGGCCACAAACTGGTCGCCTGGAATTCGGCGCTCATCTACGACATGATTTTTACCCAACCGGTCGTGTATGAGTTTTCCCTGTTGAAAGTGCCCACTACCCTGATGCTCGGAGATGCCGACACCACCGCTATTGGCAGTGACATCGCACCACCAGAGGTCAAAGCAAAAATCGGTCATTATAAACTGCTGGGTAAGGAAGTTATCAAGACCATTCCACACGGCCGTTTAATAGAATTTCCCGGATTTGGGCATGCGCCACAGATTGAGAACCCGGCAATGTTCCATAAGGCCTTGCTTGATGAGTTGGCAGGAGTAAAAAACTAA
- a CDS encoding ATP-binding protein, producing the protein MSEQGWRLTYSGKSFLLLVALVAAGFAGNFFSLGLFTGINFLFGSIAVLLVVRLFGIRWGLVAGLVASLWTIPLYGHPYAVIWLCGEPLFVGWLLRKGKKRNILLYDAFYWPLVGVPLVWLFFRYVMHVTVLGTVAAMLTYWVIGITNALIASLLLTYIPRIAPLYGLNMSRTIPIHHLIFNILMAVVLIPSIVVMIIYGKGAEGRYLKEMYASIDDSLKVVSYETRLRLQKPATKAGGDASWEPVVTGVEQGILLEARGKQQCRIALIDGASHVIAGTDSLPGAIFDPCRNGSPQQVREDGIYRCMPTVDRPVPLLQRMHDAIFIRRVPLGGGTPWSVAVEFPFAPYQRALLRDHIKSLLIVLGLNMFVLMMSLSLSHRLAAPLYRLSQVTTDLPKRLLRENISAWPESMVSEIDQLIGNFKVMAIALSQRFQEITYTNETLEHHVAERTGELTRANEELQREIAERKITERQRDGLMVELQKKNKELEGIVYVASHDLRSPLVNVQGFSRKLAKSCVDLDELMAELAMDEAQQARVELILRESIPKSLGFITRSIEKMDSLLGGLLRLSRLGRTALCFETLDMRLLISNIIASVTYQIESTGAQVEVAPWLAPCLGDSVQVTQIFSNLLDNALKYRAVDRPLVVHIGSEMLDEGVRYCVEDNGIGIPREQQDKIWEIFHRLNPGDTQGEGLGLTLARRIADRLGGTIWVESEPGVGSRFYVVLPRTIPKADENLTTGA; encoded by the coding sequence ATGAGTGAACAGGGGTGGCGCCTCACATACAGCGGCAAATCCTTTTTGCTGTTGGTTGCTCTGGTTGCTGCCGGTTTTGCCGGAAACTTCTTTTCCTTGGGCCTCTTCACGGGCATCAACTTCCTGTTCGGCAGCATCGCGGTACTCCTGGTGGTCCGCCTGTTTGGTATCCGATGGGGGCTTGTGGCCGGATTGGTCGCTTCCTTGTGGACCATCCCGCTTTACGGGCACCCCTATGCCGTGATCTGGCTGTGCGGGGAACCGCTCTTTGTTGGTTGGCTGTTGCGCAAGGGGAAAAAACGTAACATTCTGCTCTATGATGCCTTCTACTGGCCGCTGGTGGGGGTTCCTCTGGTGTGGCTGTTCTTCCGATATGTCATGCATGTGACGGTATTGGGAACAGTCGCAGCCATGTTGACCTACTGGGTGATCGGCATCACCAATGCATTGATCGCCAGCCTCCTTTTGACCTATATCCCCCGCATTGCCCCCCTCTACGGTCTGAATATGTCCCGCACTATTCCGATCCACCACCTGATCTTCAACATACTGATGGCTGTGGTGCTGATACCGTCCATCGTGGTCATGATCATCTACGGCAAAGGCGCCGAGGGCCGCTACCTCAAGGAAATGTATGCCAGCATCGACGATAGTCTGAAAGTCGTCAGCTACGAAACGCGCCTCAGACTCCAGAAACCGGCCACGAAAGCCGGCGGCGACGCGTCGTGGGAACCGGTGGTCACCGGTGTCGAGCAAGGCATCCTCTTGGAGGCGCGTGGCAAGCAGCAGTGCCGGATCGCCCTGATCGACGGTGCCAGCCACGTTATTGCCGGCACCGACAGCCTTCCGGGGGCCATATTCGACCCATGCCGCAACGGCTCTCCACAACAGGTTAGGGAGGACGGCATATACCGCTGTATGCCCACCGTGGACAGACCGGTGCCGCTCTTGCAGCGGATGCATGACGCAATCTTCATCCGCCGTGTCCCCCTTGGAGGCGGCACCCCCTGGAGCGTAGCCGTCGAATTTCCGTTTGCGCCTTATCAGCGAGCCCTGCTTCGCGATCATATCAAATCGCTGTTGATCGTGCTCGGCCTGAATATGTTTGTTCTGATGATGTCGCTCTCCCTGTCCCATCGCCTGGCCGCACCCCTCTACCGACTGTCGCAGGTGACGACCGACCTACCCAAACGCTTGCTGCGGGAGAATATCAGCGCCTGGCCGGAAAGCATGGTCAGCGAAATCGACCAGTTGATCGGCAATTTCAAGGTCATGGCCATCGCGCTCAGCCAGCGTTTCCAGGAGATCACCTACACCAACGAAACCCTGGAACACCACGTTGCGGAACGTACCGGAGAGTTGACCAGGGCCAACGAGGAGTTGCAGAGGGAGATCGCCGAGCGGAAAATAACCGAGCGCCAGCGCGACGGCCTGATGGTGGAGTTGCAGAAAAAGAACAAGGAGTTGGAGGGGATCGTCTATGTAGCGTCCCATGACCTGCGCTCTCCACTGGTCAACGTACAGGGATTCAGTCGGAAGCTGGCCAAGAGCTGCGTCGATCTGGACGAGCTCATGGCCGAGTTGGCCATGGATGAGGCTCAGCAGGCCCGTGTCGAACTGATACTCAGGGAAAGCATCCCCAAATCCCTCGGCTTCATCACCCGCAGCATTGAAAAGATGGACAGCTTGCTGGGTGGCCTGCTTCGGCTCTCCCGCCTGGGAAGAACGGCGCTTTGCTTCGAAACCCTTGACATGCGCCTTTTGATATCAAATATTATTGCTTCCGTAACCTATCAGATCGAATCAACGGGCGCACAAGTCGAGGTTGCTCCATGGCTGGCCCCCTGCCTTGGCGACAGCGTTCAGGTTACCCAGATATTCAGCAATTTGTTGGATAACGCCCTGAAATACCGCGCAGTTGATCGGCCGTTGGTTGTTCACATTGGAAGCGAAATGCTTGACGAGGGGGTGCGCTACTGCGTCGAGGATAATGGTATCGGCATCCCCCGTGAGCAGCAGGATAAGATTTGGGAGATATTCCATCGTCTCAATCCGGGAGATACCCAGGGAGAAGGGCTGGGCCTGACCTTGGCGCGTCGCATCGCTGACCGCCTGGGGGGAACGATCTGGGTTGAGTCCGAACCGGGGGTTGGTAGCCGTTTCTACGTTGTCCTGCCGCGTACAATACCGAAAGCGGATGAAAATTTGACCACAGGAGCATGA
- a CDS encoding universal stress protein — MHKKILLAYDGTEEGRVALLECADIAHLLHAETHLLAVMRMPSGVFLAEGFVPDSVMEEEEQRVRNTIDDGVALLCEGGYSACGHLAYGEPVEEICRMATELEVDLIVLGHRKQTSFASRWWKGSVGISLLERAPCSILVAVGR; from the coding sequence ATGCATAAAAAAATCCTGCTTGCTTATGACGGCACCGAGGAAGGCCGGGTCGCGCTGCTCGAATGCGCGGACATCGCGCATCTGCTCCACGCGGAGACCCACCTGCTGGCGGTCATGCGCATGCCGTCGGGAGTATTCCTCGCCGAGGGATTTGTCCCCGATTCCGTGATGGAGGAGGAAGAGCAGCGCGTACGGAATACCATTGACGACGGGGTCGCTTTGTTGTGTGAAGGCGGGTACAGTGCGTGCGGCCATCTGGCCTACGGAGAGCCGGTTGAAGAGATTTGCCGTATGGCAACAGAATTGGAGGTGGACTTGATCGTGCTGGGGCACCGGAAGCAGACATCGTTTGCCTCACGCTGGTGGAAGGGTTCAGTGGGCATATCGCTTCTGGAGCGGGCGCCATGCAGCATCCTGGTGGCGGTAGGCAGGTAA
- the glmS gene encoding glutamine--fructose-6-phosphate transaminase (isomerizing): MCGIVGYIGGQEATPVILDGLKKLEYRGYDSAGIATLAGGESGIRRSEGKLVNLEKLLREQPLFGVIGIGHTRWATHGRPSEINAHPHKAGPVIVVHNGIIENYLSLRETLKQAGHTFKSETDTEVISHLVEEKLKSTPDFVQAVRQALAELRGAYAVCILNEREPGTLVAAKLGSPMVVGLGDEEFFVASDIPAILAHTREMVFMEDGEMVVFRAGTVAFSTIAGVLLNKKARHIDWSPLMAEKGGYRHFMLKEIHEQPRAVRDTIAGRLLEKEGDVYLEDLKFSDRQLAAVKRIVIVACGTSWHAALVGKFYIEGYCRIPVEVDIASEFRYRCPVIDEHTLVMVISQSGETADTLAALREAKSRGAMNMAICNVLDSSIARESAGVIYTHAGPEIGVASTKAFVTQLTALYLFTIRLGRAVCAIDSATGQRMIASLKKVPALLEESLKLNADTEKIARKYMNARDFLYLGRGKNFPIALEGALKLKEISYIHAEGYPAGEMKHGPIALIDEDMPVVMLVPLNSAFEKTLSNMEEVIARNGRVIALCSEGDHEVKTRAEDTIEIPRIDEDLDPFLLSVPLQLLAYHIAVLKGTDVDQPRNLAKSVTVE, from the coding sequence ATGTGCGGAATCGTAGGTTATATTGGCGGGCAAGAGGCAACGCCGGTCATACTGGATGGGCTCAAGAAGCTGGAATACCGTGGCTACGACTCGGCCGGCATCGCCACCCTGGCGGGCGGTGAGTCGGGCATCAGGCGCAGCGAAGGCAAACTGGTCAATCTGGAAAAGCTGTTGCGCGAGCAGCCGCTCTTCGGGGTGATCGGAATCGGCCATACCCGATGGGCCACCCACGGTCGCCCATCGGAGATCAATGCCCATCCCCACAAGGCGGGTCCGGTTATCGTGGTGCATAACGGCATCATCGAAAACTACCTGTCGCTCAGAGAAACACTCAAACAGGCTGGCCACACTTTCAAGAGCGAGACCGATACCGAGGTCATCTCTCATTTGGTGGAGGAAAAACTTAAGAGCACCCCGGACTTCGTGCAGGCGGTCCGGCAAGCGCTGGCCGAGCTGCGGGGAGCCTACGCCGTGTGCATCCTCAATGAACGCGAGCCGGGCACCCTGGTCGCTGCCAAACTGGGGTCCCCGATGGTGGTCGGCCTGGGAGATGAGGAGTTCTTCGTCGCCTCGGATATCCCGGCCATCCTTGCTCATACCCGTGAGATGGTCTTCATGGAGGATGGGGAAATGGTCGTGTTCCGTGCCGGCACGGTTGCCTTTTCCACCATTGCGGGCGTCCTGCTGAACAAGAAGGCGCGGCACATCGATTGGTCGCCGCTTATGGCTGAAAAGGGGGGCTACCGGCACTTCATGCTCAAGGAAATTCACGAACAGCCCCGCGCCGTGCGTGACACCATTGCCGGCCGGCTTCTGGAGAAGGAAGGGGATGTGTACCTGGAGGACCTTAAGTTCAGCGATCGACAGCTGGCGGCCGTGAAACGGATTGTCATCGTGGCCTGCGGTACCTCCTGGCACGCTGCCCTGGTGGGCAAATTCTACATCGAAGGGTATTGTCGCATCCCGGTGGAGGTGGATATTGCCTCGGAATTTCGCTACCGCTGCCCGGTTATCGACGAGCACACGCTGGTGATGGTCATCTCCCAATCGGGGGAGACCGCCGATACCCTGGCGGCCTTACGCGAGGCAAAATCCCGAGGCGCCATGAACATGGCCATCTGCAACGTACTGGACTCCTCTATCGCCCGGGAATCCGCCGGTGTTATCTATACACACGCCGGTCCCGAGATCGGGGTCGCTTCCACCAAGGCCTTCGTCACCCAACTCACGGCCCTATACCTGTTCACCATCCGCCTGGGCCGGGCCGTCTGCGCTATCGATTCCGCCACGGGCCAGCGCATGATCGCCTCCCTCAAAAAGGTTCCGGCCCTGCTGGAGGAATCTCTCAAGCTCAATGCCGACACCGAGAAGATCGCCCGCAAGTATATGAACGCCCGCGACTTCCTCTATCTGGGGCGGGGCAAGAATTTTCCCATCGCTCTGGAAGGAGCGCTCAAACTCAAGGAGATTTCCTACATACACGCCGAAGGTTATCCGGCCGGCGAGATGAAGCACGGCCCCATCGCCCTGATCGACGAAGATATGCCGGTAGTCATGCTCGTCCCGCTCAACAGCGCCTTTGAAAAGACCCTGTCCAACATGGAGGAGGTCATCGCTCGCAACGGCCGGGTCATTGCACTATGCAGCGAAGGTGATCACGAGGTCAAGACGCGGGCCGAGGATACGATCGAGATTCCCCGTATCGACGAGGACCTGGACCCGTTCCTGCTCTCCGTGCCGTTGCAACTCCTGGCATACCACATCGCCGTGTTGAAGGGGACGGACGTGGATCAACCGCGGAATCTGGCCAAATCAGTTACCGTGGAGTAG
- a CDS encoding MDR family MFS transporter yields the protein MHNEEPSPGNSGQMNKHHHLGSADNAPAPLTTPPLDAMFQKYGQRYRWLVVLTVMLGTTSMVLATTIVNVVIPDIMAAFHMGQDRAQWLSTGFLAAMSTTMLMTSWCVKAFGQRATYLTAMVLFIVLSLLGGMSNNSGVVIVSRIIQGAAGGIIQPLAMIAIFQVFPAHQRGRAMGIYGLGVVLSPAIGPALGGLLAHYFGWRAVFFVVLPFCLLGAAMAVFFLTGRDTSDERPAFDRLGCTLLVVFTASLLAGLTSGQKTGWSSARTLLLSGTACLACFGFIRQELFCRHPLLNLRIFANRQFSAAAAVSFAYGMGIYGSTYLIPLFVQTICHYTPVRSGLLLFPGGVVLAGAITVAGRLTDRYSAHGIVTAGLACFGVSFYLFAGVNAATTFQTMAWWIVLGRLGLGLVIPALNAGAVQTLKPELLNQGSGAVNFVRQLGGAFGVSMVSSFLDWRSATSYEAMKLTSNIVSPATLHTLEGGTRLQARIAGFEASFMAVAAIFGLALLPAWFMQRKGGHHA from the coding sequence TTGCATAATGAAGAACCAAGCCCCGGTAATTCCGGGCAGATGAACAAACATCACCATCTTGGTAGCGCCGACAACGCCCCCGCACCGCTTACAACGCCTCCGCTCGACGCAATGTTCCAAAAATACGGTCAGCGTTACCGCTGGCTGGTGGTTCTGACGGTCATGCTCGGCACCACGTCCATGGTGCTCGCCACCACGATCGTTAACGTAGTCATTCCAGATATCATGGCGGCCTTCCACATGGGGCAGGATCGTGCCCAGTGGCTTTCCACCGGCTTCCTCGCCGCCATGTCCACGACCATGCTGATGACGTCGTGGTGCGTCAAGGCGTTCGGACAGCGCGCCACCTACCTGACTGCCATGGTCCTTTTCATCGTCCTGTCGCTGCTGGGAGGCATGAGCAACAACTCCGGGGTTGTGATCGTGTCACGGATCATTCAGGGGGCTGCGGGCGGTATCATCCAACCGCTGGCCATGATCGCCATTTTCCAGGTCTTTCCCGCGCATCAGCGGGGGCGTGCCATGGGTATCTATGGCCTTGGCGTCGTATTGTCGCCAGCCATCGGACCCGCGCTGGGCGGTCTGCTTGCCCACTATTTCGGCTGGCGTGCCGTATTCTTCGTTGTTCTCCCTTTCTGTCTGCTTGGCGCCGCAATGGCCGTCTTCTTTCTCACCGGCCGCGATACTTCCGATGAACGGCCCGCCTTCGACCGACTAGGGTGTACGCTCTTGGTCGTATTTACAGCCTCGCTTCTGGCCGGACTCACATCGGGGCAGAAGACCGGCTGGAGCTCGGCTCGGACGCTGCTGCTGTCGGGAACCGCCTGCCTTGCGTGCTTCGGCTTCATCCGGCAGGAATTATTCTGCCGTCACCCCCTGTTGAACCTGCGTATCTTTGCCAACCGGCAGTTCAGCGCGGCCGCTGCCGTCTCATTCGCTTACGGCATGGGCATATACGGCTCCACCTACCTGATACCACTCTTCGTCCAGACCATATGCCACTATACCCCGGTAAGATCAGGGCTGCTGCTCTTCCCGGGAGGGGTGGTGCTGGCAGGAGCTATTACCGTTGCGGGGCGACTCACCGACAGATACTCGGCCCATGGCATTGTCACTGCGGGTCTGGCCTGTTTTGGCGTCTCCTTCTACCTGTTCGCCGGGGTAAACGCCGCGACCACCTTCCAAACCATGGCGTGGTGGATCGTGCTAGGCAGGCTCGGTCTCGGCCTGGTAATCCCGGCTCTGAACGCGGGTGCGGTCCAGACTCTGAAACCCGAATTGCTCAACCAAGGCTCAGGTGCGGTCAATTTCGTACGCCAACTCGGCGGCGCATTCGGGGTCTCCATGGTATCGTCATTTTTGGATTGGCGTAGCGCCACCTCCTATGAAGCCATGAAGCTGACGAGCAACATCGTTTCGCCGGCCACGCTGCATACCTTGGAGGGTGGTACGCGCCTGCAGGCCCGCATAGCCGGTTTTGAGGCCTCATTCATGGCTGTTGCCGCCATCTTTGGCCTGGCACTTCTGCCAGCATGGTTCATGCAAAGAAAAGGAGGTCATCATGCATAA
- the arsS gene encoding arsenosugar biosynthesis radical SAM (seleno)protein ArsS (Some members of this family are selenoproteins.), which translates to MNPSRFSETLQRHGLELTRGTTTTLQINVGLACNLACRHCHLEAGPDRREAMSPETVEAVIACAARLNFSAIDITGGAPELLPSLPRLIEGLAPLTPKLIVRTNLAALMRPDTVTLPVVYRKHNVTLSASLPAVNSTQTEAQRGSGTWDASIEILKKLNGLGYGLEGSGLQLDLVCNPTGAFLPAPQGQAEKKFRQDLKRRYAVSFNRLYTFANVPLGRFRDWLERSGNLEAYLAKLEKSFNTCTLPGLMCRSLISVDWDGFLYDCDFNLATGLHHGGRRLHISELSELPPAGTPIPVSDHCFACTAGSGFT; encoded by the coding sequence ATGAATCCTTCCAGATTTTCAGAAACCCTCCAACGGCACGGCCTTGAGTTGACCCGCGGCACGACCACGACGTTGCAGATCAATGTCGGCCTGGCCTGCAATCTGGCCTGCCGCCACTGCCACCTGGAAGCCGGGCCGGACCGGCGGGAGGCGATGAGCCCCGAGACGGTGGAGGCGGTCATCGCCTGCGCCGCCCGCCTCAATTTCTCCGCCATCGACATCACCGGCGGCGCACCGGAGCTGTTGCCAAGTCTCCCTCGTCTGATCGAAGGCCTGGCACCCCTGACCCCCAAACTGATCGTTCGTACCAACCTGGCGGCCCTGATGCGGCCCGATACCGTAACATTACCGGTAGTCTACCGTAAGCATAACGTAACATTATCGGCATCGCTTCCGGCCGTTAATTCCACACAAACAGAGGCCCAGCGAGGAAGCGGAACCTGGGACGCCAGCATCGAAATACTGAAGAAACTCAATGGGTTGGGCTACGGCTTGGAAGGAAGCGGCCTGCAACTGGACCTAGTTTGCAACCCCACCGGGGCGTTCCTCCCCGCCCCCCAAGGGCAGGCGGAGAAGAAGTTCCGCCAGGATCTAAAGCGGCGCTACGCCGTCAGTTTCAACCGCCTCTACACCTTTGCCAACGTGCCGTTGGGCCGTTTTCGCGACTGGCTGGAGCGCTCCGGCAACCTGGAGGCCTATCTGGCGAAGCTGGAGAAAAGCTTCAACACCTGCACCCTGCCCGGCTTGATGTGCCGTTCACTGATCTCGGTAGACTGGGACGGCTTCCTCTATGACTGCGATTTCAACCTGGCGACCGGACTGCATCACGGCGGCCGGCGCCTCCATATCTCCGAGCTCTCCGAGCTGCCCCCGGCAGGCACCCCCATTCCGGTAAGTGACCACTGTTTTGCCTGCACGGCCGGTTCCGGCTTCACGTGA
- a CDS encoding MarR family winged helix-turn-helix transcriptional regulator, with product MDQTLENSVGFIMTRTTLRYKNELGRRLKPYGVTPEQWVTLHRLREQDGLTQKELADQIFKDQPTITRILDKLEQKQLIRRSASPEDRRVFRVHLTDQGRHLQEQLMAVSQQVREEAGQGITERELTALKATLNKIWSNLA from the coding sequence ATGGATCAAACACTCGAAAATAGCGTGGGATTCATCATGACCCGAACCACATTGCGTTACAAAAACGAATTGGGACGGCGCCTCAAACCCTACGGCGTAACGCCGGAACAGTGGGTCACGCTCCACCGGCTCAGGGAACAGGATGGTCTGACCCAAAAGGAACTGGCGGACCAAATATTCAAGGATCAGCCCACCATCACCCGCATCCTGGACAAACTGGAGCAGAAACAATTGATCCGTCGAAGCGCCAGTCCGGAAGACCGACGCGTATTCCGCGTCCATCTGACCGATCAAGGCAGACATCTACAGGAACAGCTCATGGCCGTCAGCCAGCAGGTGCGGGAAGAAGCAGGCCAAGGGATTACCGAGCGGGAACTGACAGCGCTCAAGGCAACCCTCAACAAAATCTGGAGCAATCTTGCATAA
- a CDS encoding PilZ domain-containing protein, giving the protein MENRFVTRHNTEQLSDAMFAVLVILPDKSEVESRLVDISSQGLKLSIPPQPVPLAIPRKAETVDVVFQTSSFRLTCRCIYSAYNPDGSIYLGMHVFDPHQQNQLRGLLGEVV; this is encoded by the coding sequence ATGGAAAATCGATTTGTCACCCGCCACAACACCGAGCAGTTATCGGACGCCATGTTCGCCGTCCTGGTCATCCTGCCCGACAAGTCTGAGGTTGAATCACGGCTTGTTGACATCAGCAGCCAGGGGCTGAAGCTCTCTATTCCTCCCCAGCCTGTACCCCTGGCAATCCCCCGGAAGGCTGAAACCGTGGATGTCGTTTTTCAGACATCTAGTTTTCGTCTCACGTGCCGGTGTATCTATTCCGCCTATAACCCGGACGGCAGCATATACTTGGGTATGCATGTCTTCGATCCCCACCAGCAGAACCAGTTGCGCGGCCTTCTGGGCGAGGTCGTATAA
- a CDS encoding response regulator: MISDRFKKEVIILIAEDDDGHAELIQDNLQESGLRNTIIRFCNGQETLDFFYGKPDGDAPRCEKGQAYMMLLDIRMPKVDGVEVLRQIKSDPELKSMPVIMLTTTDDPREIRTCYGLGCSCYITKPVDYQKFTEILSRLGLFLLVVQVPDLMGEDGQDAGVGRGITT, from the coding sequence ATGATCAGCGACAGGTTCAAGAAAGAGGTCATCATCCTGATTGCCGAGGATGACGACGGCCATGCCGAACTGATCCAGGACAACCTTCAGGAGTCGGGGCTCAGAAACACGATTATTCGTTTTTGCAACGGCCAGGAAACCCTTGATTTTTTCTACGGTAAACCGGACGGAGATGCGCCGCGTTGCGAGAAGGGGCAGGCGTATATGATGCTTCTGGACATCCGCATGCCCAAGGTTGACGGCGTGGAGGTGCTCAGACAAATCAAGTCGGACCCGGAGTTGAAGAGCATGCCGGTGATCATGCTGACTACTACCGACGACCCCCGGGAGATCCGCACCTGTTACGGTCTGGGGTGCAGTTGTTATATCACCAAACCGGTTGACTACCAAAAGTTTACCGAAATTTTGAGCCGGCTGGGACTGTTCCTGCTGGTGGTGCAGGTGCCGGACCTTATGGGGGAGGATGGGCAGGATGCAGGGGTAGGGCGAGGGATAACAACCTAA
- a CDS encoding MFS transporter, which translates to MSGILTLIFAITCGGVVANLYYSQPLLAGIAAEFQITAARAGLLVTVTQIGYACGLAFLVPLGDTVNRRSLTIYLCALTAVALLAASWSPSYHMLGIALVMVGLSSCAVQVLVPFAASLAPDATRGRVVGTVMSGLLLGILLARTVSGLIAGLAGWRAVYIFAFCAMTVLIALLGKMLPSDSPRPHTPYLQLLRSTGRMALEDATLRERSFYGALAFAAFSVLWTGLTFVLSAPPYGFSESRIGLFGLAGAAGAFSASGAGRLADKGRSRLATGLFGTAITASYGLIWLGGHSLTAMIAGVILLDIGVQGLHITNQGVIYRGNPDARSRVTTVYLTSYFVGGALGSTIASASYAWGGWSAVSACGAFMGGLILLRWLMGERLGNPRPEKPGFQSSDKGK; encoded by the coding sequence TTGTCGGGAATTCTCACACTGATCTTTGCCATTACCTGTGGCGGTGTTGTTGCAAATCTCTATTACAGCCAGCCGCTTTTGGCCGGTATTGCAGCAGAATTTCAGATAACGGCCGCCAGGGCCGGCCTGCTGGTGACCGTGACGCAGATAGGGTACGCCTGTGGTCTTGCCTTCCTTGTCCCTTTGGGGGACACGGTCAACAGGCGCAGTTTAACCATATACCTTTGCGCCTTGACGGCGGTCGCCCTTTTGGCCGCCTCTTGGAGCCCTTCATACCACATGCTCGGTATTGCGTTGGTGATGGTCGGACTTTCATCGTGCGCGGTCCAGGTGCTCGTTCCCTTTGCTGCCTCCCTGGCGCCCGATGCGACGCGAGGACGCGTCGTGGGTACGGTCATGAGTGGTCTCCTTCTCGGAATTCTGCTGGCGCGGACGGTATCGGGCCTTATTGCCGGGCTTGCTGGCTGGCGCGCCGTCTATATCTTCGCATTTTGCGCCATGACGGTCCTGATAGCCCTGTTGGGAAAGATGCTGCCATCGGATTCGCCACGACCCCATACTCCGTATCTACAACTCCTCAGATCGACTGGACGGATGGCGCTTGAAGACGCGACACTGCGTGAGCGTTCCTTTTACGGAGCTCTTGCATTTGCCGCCTTCAGCGTGCTTTGGACCGGGCTGACGTTCGTACTCAGCGCGCCGCCCTACGGCTTCAGCGAGAGCCGGATCGGACTTTTTGGGCTGGCCGGTGCCGCCGGGGCCTTTTCCGCCTCTGGTGCCGGACGCTTGGCGGATAAGGGGCGAAGCCGGTTAGCCACTGGCCTCTTTGGGACGGCGATAACAGCGTCATACGGGCTGATCTGGCTCGGCGGGCACAGCCTGACTGCAATGATCGCCGGAGTGATTCTCCTCGACATCGGTGTGCAGGGGTTGCATATTACCAACCAGGGGGTAATCTATCGCGGCAATCCCGACGCCCGTAGCAGGGTAACCACGGTTTACCTGACCTCGTACTTCGTCGGGGGAGCCTTGGGATCCACCATTGCAAGTGCCAGCTATGCGTGGGGCGGATGGTCGGCGGTATCGGCCTGCGGAGCTTTCATGGGGGGGCTGATCCTCCTGCGTTGGCTTATGGGGGAGCGTTTGGGGAATCCGCGCCCTGAAAAACCTGGGTTTCAGAGTTCAGATAAGGGAAAATAG